AATTTATCGGTATGCGATGCCAATTTGGGGAAGATTTCGCTGATTTGGATGCCGGGCACCTTGGTAGCGATGGGCTTGAATGGGCCACGGATTTCGGCGGGCGCTTTGGGTTTGAGGTCGAAGGTATCGAGCTGGGATGGCCCACCGACGAGAAAGAGCATGATGCAATTGACATCGGAATCGGGAGTTTGGGCGGCTTCTTTGGCGGCGGCGTAGCGTGGCAGGGTGAGTCCCAGCCCGCCGAGAGAGCCGACATGGAGAAAATCGCGGCGGGAGAACCCGTTCCCGGATCGCGCGGTTTGCTCAGCATCAAGTCGCAGCATAATCAGACTCCAGATGCGAAAGATCCTGTCAGAGTAAAGGAACCATCGACGAATCGCAATCATCATCTGCGGGAAATTTGGCGTGGGGATGGGGACATTTGCGTGCCGCGAACCATCGGGCGTCCTATCATCATCTACAAGTGGTGGCTCCGAAACGCGGAGCGAAATCGCCAATCCAATTGCACGAGGGGGTTGCCGTGGCGGGCGAGTCGGATCATTCAGAATCGCGTCCAAATCCCAATTCCGGTCCGGTGGACGTACCGCGCATCGAGAAATTGCACAAAATCGAAGAATTGGGGCTGGATCCCTGGGGTGGTCGTTTCGACGGGCATCAATCAGTGGCGGCGATTCTGGAGAAACCGTGCGTTAGCTTCGACGAGAACCCCACGGAAGTGGTGCGTGCCGCCGGGCGGATTGTGCTGCGCCGCAATCAAGGCAAGGTTCACTTCCTGCAATTGTGGGACCAAACCGGCCGCATTCAGATCATGATGGGACAGGCCCAAGTCGGCGAGTTGGGTTGGAAGTTGGCCCAGCTTCTGGACTTAGGCGATCTGATTGGCGTGGAAGGCGTGTTTGGCCACACCCGCAAGGGCGAACCGACCATTCGCGTGAGCGAACTAACGATCCTCAGCAAGTCGTTAGAGCCGCACCCGGAAAAATATCACGGTCTTTCGGATATCGAATATCGATTGCGGCACCGCTATCTGGATCTCATCTACACGCCCGAGACGATGGAGCGGGCGAAGAAGCGGATTCTGATTCTGCGCACCATCCGCAACTACCTGGATGCGCAAGGCTATATGGAAGTGGAAACGCCGGTGCTGCACACCATTGCCGGTGGGGCGGCAGCGCGGCCGTTTGCGACGCATCACAACGCCTTGGATATTCCGCTGGTGCTGCGGATTGCCTTGGAACTGCACCTGAAGCGGCTGCTGGTCGGTGGCATCGAGAAGGTGTACGAAATTGGCCGCGTCTTTCGCAATGAAGGGATTAGCCACAAGCATAATCCCGAATTTACGATGATGGAATTGTACCAAGCCTATGGCGATTATCGCAGCATGATGGACCTCACCGAAGGGTTGATGGTCGCCTGCGTCGATGCGCTGGGTGGCGGCCGGGAAATTCCATGGGGCGAAAAGACGGTTAAATTCGAGCCGCCGTTCGAGCGAGCGAAGTATGCCGATCTCTTCTTGCAGCATGTGGGCTGCTCGATGGACGATCCGGCGGCCTGCTTGGAAGCGGCGAAGAAGCATCGCATCGATCCGACCGGCAAAGAGCATGACGTTCTGGTGAACGATTTGTTCGAACGCTGCGTGGAAGATAATTTGGTCGGTCCCGTGTTTGTGTATGACTACCCGGCCGCGCTCTGTCCGCTGACCAAGCGCAAGCGGGAAAATCCAGCGATTGCCGAACGATTTGAACTGTACGTTCACGGCATGGAATTGGCGAATGCGTACACGGAGTTGAATGATCCGATTACGCAAGAAGCGACCTTCGCTCGGCAGTTGGCCGGATTGAAGGACGAAGATTCCATGGCCAAGATGGATCACGAGTTCGTTTGGGCGTTGCGGCACGCCATGCCCCCCGCTGGCGGACTTGGCATTGGCATGGACCGGCTGATTATGTTACTGACAAACACGCAAAGTATCCGCGATGTGATTCTGTTCCCCTTGCTGCGACCCGAGCGATGAGTTCTTGGCCGCCGCAATGCGTGAGGTGGCCATGTACAAGTTGCTGTTGTGCTCGCGCTATTTATGCACGCGCTATTTGGCGCTCATCTGCATCATTAGCGTGCTATTGGGAGTGGCAACGCTGATTGTTGTCAACAGCGTGATGAGCGGCTTCAGCAGCAAGTTGAAAGAGCGGCTGCACGGCTTGCTCTCCGATGTGGTGATTGAATCGCCCAGCTACGGCGGGTTTCCGTTGAAGCCCGCCGAGATGATGAAGATGATCCAGGACTCCCCGGCGGGCAAGCACATCGAGGCGATGTCCCCCACAGTGGAAGTCTTTGCCATGATGCAATATCGGGTCGGTCCCTCCGAGCCGATCACCCGCGCCATTCGACTCATCGGCATCGATCCGGAAAGCCGCTCGGCGGTGGGTGGCTTCTCGGAATTTCTGCTGCGGCAGAAGAATAATCCCAAGCCTGAATTTGAGCTGACCGAATCGGCCCGCAAGCGCACGGACATGATGCGGCGGCCCGATCCCACTCCGGTGCGCGTCGAAACGCTCGAACCGAATGCCCCTCCCCCGCTCGATCCGCCGCCGCGTGAAAAGCCCACGCTTTATGGTGCGATCGTCGGGCACGCCATCGCCAGTTTCCGCCAGAAGACCGGCGCGAATCCCAAAGACGTCAAGGATGTCTTCCTGTTGGAAGAAGGCGACAATATCCTCGTTACCACGGTGGGTGCCCAGGAAATGCTGCCCGTGTTTTCGCACTTCTTTGTCACCGACTACGTCAAGACCGAGATGAGCGAATACGACTCGAACTATGTGTTCGTCCCATTGACGTACTTGCAACAATTGCGGGCAATGGAAGGGCGCGTGACCAACTTGCAGATCCGGCTGAAGGATTACCAGTTCGCCCCGGAAGTGGTGGCGACGCTGAAGGAACTCTTCCCCACCCGCGATTACATGGTGCAAACCTGGGAAGACAAACAAGGCCCGTTGCTGTCGGCCATCGCCGTGGAGCGCGGCATTCTCAACGTGCTGTTGTTCATGATCGTCGGCGTGGCAGGCTTCAGTATTCTGGCGATCTTCTCCATGATTGTCGCCGAGAAGACCCGCGATATTGGCATTCTGAAATCGCTGGGCGCATCGCATCGCGGGGTGATGAGTATCTTTCTGACCTACGGCTTACTGTTGGGCGTAGTCGGTGCGTTGCTGGGGACCGGGCTGGGATTGTGGATCACCGACAATCTCAACGAGATCGAACAATTCCTGGCGAAAATCACGGGCCAGGATATTTTCCCACGCGACGTCTACTATTTCGATAAGATCCCAACGAATGTCGAATTGAGCAGCGTGGGGTTGGTGAATTTCGGTGCCATTCTGACGGCGGTGATTTTTAGTTTGGTGCCCGCGATGCGAGCGGCGTATTTGCATCCGGTGCGGGCGCTGCGTTACGATTGAGCCATGGGGCGGCCCCAAGGACATTCCATCAGTCAGGGTCAGGGAGCGACCGAACCATGCTCAAAGCAACGAATCTGCATAAGACGTACCGCCGCGATGCGCACAGCGTGCACGTGATTCGCGGATTGGATCTGGAAATTCAGACCGGCGAGTTTGTCAGCGTCATCGGTGTCTCGGGGTCGGGGAAATCGACGCTGATGCACCTGTTGGGCACGCTCGATTCGCCGGATCAGGGGGAGATTCTGCTCGATGGCCGCCGCATCGACAATCTGCCACCATTGGAGCGCGACCAGCTTCGCAATCAAACATTCGGATTCATCTTTCAGTTCTACCATTTGTTGCCGGAACTGACGATGCTCGAGAATGTGCTGATGCCGGTGATGATTAGCCATTCGTTCTTTGGCTGGATGCGGAAATCACGCATGTGGAAAAAGCGGGCGTTGGAATTGCTGGAGCGCGTGGGACTGGGCCACCGCATCAAGCACAAGCCCCGCGAATTGTCCGGCGGCGAAATGCAACGCACCGCGATTGCCCGGGCGTTGATTCAGCAGCCGAAAATTCTGCTAGCGGATGAGCCGACCGGCAACCTGGACCGCGACGCTGGGTTGGACATTATCCAAATCTTGCGTGACTTGAACCGTTCCGAGGGAACTTCTATCCTGATGGTGACGCATAACCTGGATATCGTGTCGGAAACCGATCGGGTGGTGCGGATGACCGCTGGGAAAATTGATGCGCCCAGCGAGCCAACGGAACCCACGTTGAAACTGCACCCCACACCCAATC
This DNA window, taken from Tuwongella immobilis, encodes the following:
- the lysS gene encoding lysine--tRNA ligase; translation: MRAANHRASYHHLQVVAPKRGAKSPIQLHEGVAVAGESDHSESRPNPNSGPVDVPRIEKLHKIEELGLDPWGGRFDGHQSVAAILEKPCVSFDENPTEVVRAAGRIVLRRNQGKVHFLQLWDQTGRIQIMMGQAQVGELGWKLAQLLDLGDLIGVEGVFGHTRKGEPTIRVSELTILSKSLEPHPEKYHGLSDIEYRLRHRYLDLIYTPETMERAKKRILILRTIRNYLDAQGYMEVETPVLHTIAGGAAARPFATHHNALDIPLVLRIALELHLKRLLVGGIEKVYEIGRVFRNEGISHKHNPEFTMMELYQAYGDYRSMMDLTEGLMVACVDALGGGREIPWGEKTVKFEPPFERAKYADLFLQHVGCSMDDPAACLEAAKKHRIDPTGKEHDVLVNDLFERCVEDNLVGPVFVYDYPAALCPLTKRKRENPAIAERFELYVHGMELANAYTELNDPITQEATFARQLAGLKDEDSMAKMDHEFVWALRHAMPPAGGLGIGMDRLIMLLTNTQSIRDVILFPLLRPER
- a CDS encoding ABC transporter permease, which codes for MYKLLLCSRYLCTRYLALICIISVLLGVATLIVVNSVMSGFSSKLKERLHGLLSDVVIESPSYGGFPLKPAEMMKMIQDSPAGKHIEAMSPTVEVFAMMQYRVGPSEPITRAIRLIGIDPESRSAVGGFSEFLLRQKNNPKPEFELTESARKRTDMMRRPDPTPVRVETLEPNAPPPLDPPPREKPTLYGAIVGHAIASFRQKTGANPKDVKDVFLLEEGDNILVTTVGAQEMLPVFSHFFVTDYVKTEMSEYDSNYVFVPLTYLQQLRAMEGRVTNLQIRLKDYQFAPEVVATLKELFPTRDYMVQTWEDKQGPLLSAIAVERGILNVLLFMIVGVAGFSILAIFSMIVAEKTRDIGILKSLGASHRGVMSIFLTYGLLLGVVGALLGTGLGLWITDNLNEIEQFLAKITGQDIFPRDVYYFDKIPTNVELSSVGLVNFGAILTAVIFSLVPAMRAAYLHPVRALRYD
- a CDS encoding ABC transporter ATP-binding protein, with the translated sequence MLKATNLHKTYRRDAHSVHVIRGLDLEIQTGEFVSVIGVSGSGKSTLMHLLGTLDSPDQGEILLDGRRIDNLPPLERDQLRNQTFGFIFQFYHLLPELTMLENVLMPVMISHSFFGWMRKSRMWKKRALELLERVGLGHRIKHKPRELSGGEMQRTAIARALIQQPKILLADEPTGNLDRDAGLDIIQILRDLNRSEGTSILMVTHNLDIVSETDRVVRMTAGKIDAPSEPTEPTLKLHPTPNLVANW